A genomic region of Trueperaceae bacterium contains the following coding sequences:
- a CDS encoding ABC transporter permease: protein MTDPVAARAPRTFLGEALKRFRRHKLAVASLGLLVVLSLAAVFAPYLTPYTFDGQDVALLGMPTPPSLAHPMGTDHLGRDNATRVLYGARVSLLVGLLSALIATLVGTVVGALAGFYGGATDNVLMRATDVVLSIPLLPLVIVLSGFLRPNLYLLVLIIGVLGWMGTARLVRSQFLSLRGRDFVEASRALGGSGIRIMFLHMLPNALGPILVSTTLSVGGAILLESALSFFGFGVQPPTPTWGNLLNSSRDWLDIAPWIATFPGLFILMTVLAVNFLGDGLRDAFDPRL, encoded by the coding sequence ATGACTGACCCCGTAGCCGCGCGGGCTCCCCGCACCTTCCTGGGCGAGGCGCTGAAGCGCTTCCGCAGGCACAAGCTGGCCGTCGCCAGCCTCGGGCTGCTGGTCGTCCTCTCCCTGGCCGCGGTGTTCGCTCCGTACCTGACGCCTTACACCTTCGACGGTCAGGACGTCGCCCTGCTCGGCATGCCGACCCCACCCAGCCTTGCCCACCCGATGGGAACGGACCATCTCGGCCGCGACAACGCGACACGCGTGCTCTACGGCGCTCGCGTCTCGCTCCTCGTCGGTCTCCTGAGCGCCCTGATCGCGACGCTCGTCGGCACGGTCGTCGGCGCGCTCGCCGGCTTCTACGGGGGCGCCACGGACAACGTCCTCATGCGCGCCACCGACGTGGTCCTGTCCATCCCCCTGCTGCCCCTCGTGATCGTCTTGTCGGGCTTCCTAAGACCCAACCTCTACCTGTTGGTCCTGATCATCGGCGTGCTCGGCTGGATGGGGACCGCGCGACTCGTTCGGAGTCAGTTCCTGTCGCTGCGCGGACGCGATTTCGTCGAGGCGTCGCGCGCGCTCGGCGGTTCCGGGATCAGGATCATGTTCCTGCACATGCTCCCGAACGCCCTGGGGCCGATCCTGGTCAGCACGACCCTCTCGGTCGGTGGCGCCATCCTGCTGGAATCGGCGCTCTCCTTCTTCGGCTTCGGCGTGCAGCCTCCGACACCGACCTGGGGCAACCTCCTCAACTCGTCGCGGGACTGGCTTGACATCGCCCCCTGGATAGCCACGTTCCCCGGCCTGTTCATCCTCATGACCGTGCTCGCGGTCAACTTCCTGGGCGACGGGCTGCGGGACGCCTTCGACCCGCGCCTGTGA